A stretch of Physeter macrocephalus isolate SW-GA chromosome 6, ASM283717v5, whole genome shotgun sequence DNA encodes these proteins:
- the NXPH4 gene encoding neurexophilin-4: protein MRLLPEWLLLLFGPWLLRKAVSTQIPESGRPQYLELRPATAGGEAPGHRLPAPPRSSDGLGTARAWSWAWPANHTRALARAGAAGAPVQRTKRKPSIKAARAKKIFGWGDFYFRVHTLKFSLLVTGKIVDHVNGTFSVYFRHNSSSLGNLSVSIVPPSKRVEFGGVWLPGPAPHPLQSTLALEGVLPGLGPPLGLAAAGSGLGGTLGGALAGPLGGALGVPGTKESRAFNCHVEYEKTNRARKHRPCLYDPSQVCFTEHTQSQAAWLCAKPFKVICIFVSFLSFDYKLVQKVCPDYNFQSEHPYFG from the coding sequence GCCGTCAGCACCCAGATACCAGAGTCCGGGAGGCCGCAGTACCTGGAGCTGCGCCCGGCCACGGCCGGAGGGGAAGCCCCTGGCCATCGGCTCCCGGCACCGCCGAGGTCCTCCGACGGCCTGGGCACCGCCCGTGCCTGGAGCTGGGCCTGGCCGGCTAACCACACCCGGGCACTGGCCCGGGCTGGTGCGGCGGGGGCCCCTGTGCAGCGCACCAAGAGAAAGCCGTCTATCAAAGCGGCCCGCGCCAAAAAGATCTTCGGCTGGGGGGACTTCTACTTCCGGGTGCACACTCTCAAGTTCTCGCTGCTGGTGACGGGTAAGATAGTTGACCATGTGAACGGTACCTTCAGCGTGTACTTCCGCCACAACTCGTCCAGCCTGGGCAACCTCAGCGTCAGCATCGTGCCGCCCTCCAAGCGTGTCGAGTTTGGGGGCGTCTGGCTGCCGGGGCCCGCCCCCCACCCTCTGCAGTCTACGCTGGCCCTGGAGGGGGTGCTCCCTGGGCTGGGGCCCCCGCTGGGGCTAGCGGCCGCGGGGTCGGGGCTAGGGGGCACCCTCGGGGGCGCGCTGGCGGGTCCGCTTGGGGGCGCGCTGGGAGTGCCCGGGACCAAAGAGTCACGCGCTTTCAACTGCCACGTGGAGTATGAGAAGACGAACCGCGCTCGCAAGCACCGCCCGTGCCTGTACGACCCATCGCAGGTGTGCTTCACCGAGCATACGCAGAGCCAGGCCGCCTGGCTCTGTGCCAAGCCCTTCAAAGTCATCTGCATTTTCGTCTCCTTCCTCAGCTTTGACTACAAACTGGTGCAGAAGGTGTGCCCAGACTATAACTTCCAGAGCGAGCACCCCTACTTTGGATAG